Proteins from one Ketobacter alkanivorans genomic window:
- a CDS encoding acyl-CoA thioesterase produces MDWDFGAPSFYRVIQVVDDHIDIMGHTNNVVYVSWLEDVAWGHSQALGLGWDKYTELNRAMVARRHEVDYLAATFNGDTLVMGTWITENDQKISITRRYQLIRPKDGVTALRGCTKWVCVAVDSGRPKRMPPEFVSGYQLTAPV; encoded by the coding sequence CTGGATTGGGATTTCGGAGCACCTTCTTTCTATCGTGTTATCCAGGTTGTGGATGATCATATCGATATCATGGGGCACACCAATAATGTGGTCTATGTCAGTTGGTTGGAAGATGTAGCCTGGGGCCATTCGCAGGCATTGGGTTTGGGTTGGGATAAATACACTGAACTGAATCGGGCAATGGTGGCAAGACGTCATGAAGTGGACTATCTGGCGGCGACCTTCAATGGCGATACCTTGGTAATGGGAACCTGGATCACGGAGAATGATCAAAAAATTTCCATTACTCGACGGTATCAATTGATTCGGCCAAAGGATGGGGTGACTGCGTTGCGCGGTTGTACCAAGTGGGTGTGTGTTGCGGTGGATTCCGGCAGACCCAAGCGTATGCCCCCGGAGTTCGTGAGTGGATATCAGTTAACAGCACCAGTTTAA
- the ccmI gene encoding c-type cytochrome biogenesis protein CcmI, translating to MTLMWVALGAMTIVGVLIIILPVLNFRPKQELSGDVINAMVFKDRLKELDQDLIDGRIVQSEYDQLKQELELTLLSDVGVSELGRRRGQGGKWMIWPVVLLVPAAAFLVYWTEGYHPELKEWFSTEQRMQRVMPMMMAGNFEAVEKEDIGVDDFIRALQRQLQSNPEDDQGWYLLGVSYLQVQMPQQSELAFSRALGLSPNNVDYVLGFTQATLAANGGNMTPEIRRTLEQVMRAQPDNPKPYMTMGMAMFQDGDFKSAIHVWELYLNREQVDPRAAELLQRSIEVARNEMAQSSGATQEVAAGPEVVVTVDVSDEVKANLNPTDVLFIYAKAANGPPMPLAVVRQPVSGWPVSATLNDNNAMTPAMTLSKFKEVVVQARISPSGNAIPQSGDWSAEPFPLTVSEGSHRVELNIHSRLP from the coding sequence ATGACCCTGATGTGGGTAGCGCTGGGTGCCATGACCATTGTTGGCGTGCTGATAATCATTCTCCCGGTCTTGAATTTTCGCCCTAAACAGGAGCTTTCTGGCGATGTAATCAATGCCATGGTGTTTAAAGATCGCCTGAAAGAACTGGATCAGGATCTGATTGATGGACGCATCGTGCAATCCGAATACGATCAGTTGAAACAGGAGCTTGAGCTGACTCTTTTGAGTGATGTTGGGGTAAGCGAGCTAGGCAGGCGACGCGGTCAGGGCGGTAAGTGGATGATCTGGCCTGTGGTGTTGCTGGTGCCTGCTGCGGCGTTTTTGGTGTATTGGACAGAAGGGTATCACCCAGAGCTGAAAGAATGGTTCAGCACAGAGCAGCGCATGCAGCGGGTGATGCCGATGATGATGGCCGGAAACTTTGAGGCCGTGGAAAAAGAAGATATAGGTGTTGATGATTTTATTCGTGCACTGCAACGTCAGTTACAGTCGAACCCCGAAGATGATCAGGGCTGGTACTTGCTGGGGGTCAGTTACCTGCAGGTACAAATGCCTCAGCAGAGTGAGCTGGCTTTTAGCCGTGCGCTGGGCCTAAGCCCCAATAATGTGGATTACGTATTGGGGTTTACGCAGGCTACCCTCGCGGCCAACGGAGGTAACATGACGCCTGAAATACGTCGTACGCTGGAGCAGGTCATGCGCGCCCAGCCCGATAACCCCAAGCCGTATATGACCATGGGCATGGCGATGTTTCAGGATGGCGACTTTAAATCAGCCATTCATGTTTGGGAGCTTTATCTTAATCGGGAGCAGGTTGACCCCAGAGCCGCTGAGTTGTTGCAGCGTAGTATTGAGGTAGCACGTAATGAGATGGCGCAATCGAGCGGTGCCACTCAAGAGGTGGCAGCTGGGCCAGAAGTTGTGGTGACGGTTGACGTATCAGATGAGGTGAAGGCGAATCTCAACCCGACGGATGTGCTCTTTATCTATGCAAAAGCCGCCAATGGCCCGCCGATGCCCCTGGCTGTGGTGCGTCAACCCGTGTCTGGCTGGCCGGTTTCGGCAACATTGAACGATAACAATGCGATGACGCCTGCCATGACGCTTTCGAAATTTAAAGAGGTAGTGGTACAGGCGCGAATTTCCCCCAGTGGTAACGCTATTCCACAAAGTGGTGATTGGAGCGCAGAGCCTTTTCCGTTAACGGTTTCGGAAGGTTCGCACCGTGTTGAGTTGAATATTCATTCACGATTGCCCTAA
- a CDS encoding cytochrome c-type biogenesis protein, giving the protein MIRLLWVFMLASSSVFATIDAYEFKNNDDEQRFRVMVEELRCPKCQNQNVSDSNAGLAKDIKDRVYKLINEGRSNGEITDYMVERYGDFITYRPPIKPSTWFLWFGPFAIALITVVILLARKLSAKPSKPVVIDADKHRKVEDLLKKLDDIDR; this is encoded by the coding sequence ATGATTCGGTTGCTATGGGTATTCATGCTGGCAAGCAGCAGTGTATTTGCCACCATTGATGCGTATGAATTTAAGAATAATGACGATGAGCAGCGTTTTAGAGTGATGGTAGAAGAGCTGCGTTGCCCTAAATGCCAGAATCAGAACGTATCCGACTCTAACGCGGGTTTGGCGAAAGACATCAAAGATCGTGTCTATAAGTTAATAAACGAGGGCCGCAGTAATGGCGAAATCACGGATTATATGGTGGAGCGCTACGGTGACTTTATTACCTATCGCCCTCCCATAAAGCCATCCACCTGGTTTTTGTGGTTTGGGCCGTTTGCTATTGCGTTGATTACCGTGGTTATTCTGCTGGCACGAAAACTCAGTGCGAAACCGTCTAAGCCGGTTGTCATTGATGCAGATAAGCATCGCAAGGTCGAAGATCTGCTGAAAAAGCTCGATGACATTGATCGTTGA
- a CDS encoding ATP-dependent DNA helicase — translation MHPQISRVEECLSPTGLLAQHWPGYGVRPEQIRLALEVEQGVIAGKSLALEAPTGTGKTLSYLLPALLSSRRIILSVGNLTLQDHLLLGEYQKLRAVLPELRQLSVLKGCDNYFCHYRFEQIQNGKAAPGAAALVHSIWSELMAWKMQTRHGEIQTLPVTGEQISQLRPLLTLSADQCVGRRCPHFDNCYFQKARQRAANADVLLINHTLLLSDQGLFEKGMGALLPAVDVVIVDEAHQLPDLLVRRNTETMEEYGFQRWLKRVRRCSAEHSGLFADLGTLLLRLEQLWGQIRQQLLQKGGADSVQSVAPTSFKPLQGILLQLQAQLAALHLAAVDVEKEIKQLQQWISMFQQACDDKAVLYCDVDQSQLRIVAARLHNPFVSLNTDSAAWIFISATLMVDSSFDYFKRCLSLTDVETHHHQSAMDYSNRSLLWVPTNLPLPADEDFYQAWSDTLLMVADRLDGGMLLLFSSHEALQQTAQILQGRTDRTLLIYEPDSNRHKLLQQFRQDSSSLLLATGSFWEGIDVSGAALRCVAIDKLPFASPDDVLSLAWRYKASQEQLSLFNDYMVPNAITRLRQGVGRLLRSTEDEGLVVLGDTRILKKSYGPRFLSSLPPMPLAESLQEVDAFLLKMGIGRDPF, via the coding sequence ATGCATCCCCAGATATCCAGAGTGGAAGAATGTTTATCTCCGACCGGCTTATTGGCTCAGCACTGGCCTGGCTATGGGGTGCGACCAGAACAGATCAGGCTGGCACTTGAGGTTGAGCAGGGGGTGATTGCCGGTAAATCCCTAGCGCTGGAAGCACCCACCGGCACCGGTAAAACGCTGTCCTATTTGCTGCCAGCGCTACTGTCCAGTCGGCGCATTATATTGTCAGTGGGAAACCTGACATTACAGGATCACTTACTGTTGGGTGAATATCAGAAACTGCGTGCGGTGTTACCTGAATTGCGCCAGTTATCTGTGTTGAAAGGGTGTGATAACTACTTTTGCCATTACCGATTTGAGCAAATTCAGAATGGAAAGGCCGCACCAGGTGCGGCAGCGCTGGTGCATTCCATATGGTCTGAACTCATGGCGTGGAAGATGCAGACCCGTCATGGTGAAATTCAGACTCTGCCGGTAACGGGCGAACAGATTTCTCAATTGCGGCCCCTGTTAACCCTCAGTGCGGATCAATGCGTGGGGCGTCGTTGTCCACATTTTGATAACTGCTATTTCCAGAAAGCACGCCAGCGAGCAGCAAACGCTGATGTCTTATTGATTAACCACACGCTGCTTCTGAGTGATCAGGGGCTGTTTGAAAAGGGAATGGGAGCATTGCTGCCTGCGGTGGATGTGGTCATCGTTGATGAGGCCCACCAGTTACCGGATCTGCTGGTGCGCCGTAATACCGAAACCATGGAGGAGTACGGATTCCAACGTTGGTTGAAACGGGTTCGTCGATGTAGTGCCGAGCATTCAGGCTTGTTCGCCGATCTTGGCACGCTGTTATTGCGACTGGAGCAGTTGTGGGGGCAAATCCGTCAGCAATTGTTGCAAAAAGGCGGGGCAGACAGTGTTCAGTCAGTGGCACCAACCAGTTTTAAACCGCTGCAGGGAATATTGCTACAGCTACAGGCCCAGCTGGCTGCACTGCATCTTGCTGCGGTTGACGTAGAAAAAGAAATCAAACAGTTGCAGCAATGGATCAGTATGTTCCAGCAGGCTTGCGATGATAAGGCGGTTCTGTACTGTGATGTAGATCAAAGCCAACTACGAATCGTGGCGGCTCGCCTGCATAATCCGTTTGTGAGCCTGAATACCGATTCTGCTGCCTGGATCTTTATTTCTGCAACCTTGATGGTTGATAGCAGCTTTGATTACTTTAAGCGTTGTCTGTCGCTAACTGATGTTGAAACGCATCATCACCAATCCGCGATGGATTACTCTAATCGGTCTTTACTCTGGGTTCCAACGAACCTGCCCCTGCCAGCAGATGAGGACTTCTATCAGGCCTGGTCAGACACGTTGTTGATGGTAGCCGATCGTTTGGACGGTGGCATGTTGCTGTTGTTTTCCAGTCACGAAGCATTGCAGCAGACGGCGCAGATTCTGCAGGGCCGCACCGACCGCACATTGCTGATTTACGAGCCGGACAGTAATCGCCATAAATTGTTGCAACAGTTCCGTCAAGACAGCAGTAGCTTGTTATTGGCCACGGGCAGTTTCTGGGAGGGGATCGACGTCAGTGGTGCCGCCTTACGCTGCGTGGCCATCGATAAATTGCCGTTTGCTTCCCCCGATGATGTGCTCAGTCTGGCGTGGCGCTACAAAGCCAGTCAGGAGCAACTTTCACTGTTTAATGATTACATGGTGCCCAATGCCATCACCCGACTGCGGCAGGGGGTGGGGCGGCTGCTGCGCTCAACCGAGGATGAAGGTTTGGTGGTGCTGGGAGATACCCGGATTCTGAAGAAATCATACGGCCCACGGTTCTTATCCTCGCTGCCCCCTATGCCTTTGGCGGAATCGCTGCAGGAGGTGGATGCTTTTCTGCTGAAAATGGGCATTGGTAGAGATCCATTTTGA
- the fabA gene encoding bifunctional 3-hydroxydecanoyl-ACP dehydratase/trans-2-decenoyl-ACP isomerase, with protein MNQKSSYTLEELLDCGHGKMFGPGNARLPLPNMLMMDRITNITADGGEHGKGEIIAELDITPELWFFACHFEEDPVMPGCLGLDAMWQLIGFFLGWKGNKGRGRALGAGEVKFFGQVLPTAKKVRYEIQMKRVIERKLVMGIGDASLQVDGREIYTAKDLRVGLFTSTDGF; from the coding sequence ATGAATCAAAAAAGCTCTTACACCCTCGAAGAACTCTTGGACTGCGGACACGGCAAAATGTTCGGTCCCGGTAATGCTCGTTTACCATTACCCAACATGCTGATGATGGATCGGATCACCAACATCACAGCGGATGGTGGCGAACATGGCAAAGGCGAAATCATCGCCGAGCTGGATATCACCCCAGAACTATGGTTCTTCGCCTGTCACTTTGAAGAAGATCCGGTAATGCCCGGTTGTTTGGGCCTGGACGCAATGTGGCAGCTGATCGGCTTCTTCCTCGGCTGGAAAGGCAATAAAGGACGTGGCCGCGCACTGGGTGCCGGTGAGGTGAAATTCTTCGGCCAGGTACTGCCTACCGCCAAGAAAGTACGTTACGAAATTCAGATGAAGCGCGTAATCGAACGCAAACTGGTGATGGGTATCGGCGATGCCTCACTGCAGGTAGATGGCCGTGAAATTTATACCGCCAAGGATCTGCGTGTAGGGCTGTTCACCTCCACCGACGGCTTCTGA
- the adk gene encoding adenylate kinase: MRIILLGAPGAGKGTQAQYISETFGIPQISTGDMLRAAVKAGTPLGQAAKKVMDAGQLVSDDIIIGLVKERIQEADCKNGFLFDGFPRTIPQAEAMLNEGVEIDHVLEIAVEDEEIVKRLSGRRVHPNSGRVYHTVYNPPKVEGKDDATGEDLVQRDDDKEDTVRKRLEVYHDQTAPLVGFYEQMAEKGQASTRYSRVEGVGSVEDITASVMAALKQ; the protein is encoded by the coding sequence ATGCGTATCATTCTTTTAGGCGCTCCCGGTGCCGGTAAAGGGACTCAGGCACAATATATTTCAGAGACTTTTGGTATTCCCCAGATTTCTACCGGCGACATGCTGCGAGCGGCTGTAAAAGCGGGTACACCTTTGGGTCAAGCCGCGAAGAAAGTAATGGATGCCGGTCAATTGGTTTCAGACGACATTATTATCGGACTGGTTAAAGAGCGCATTCAGGAAGCCGACTGTAAGAACGGCTTTTTGTTCGATGGTTTTCCGCGCACCATTCCTCAGGCAGAAGCCATGCTAAATGAAGGCGTTGAAATTGATCATGTTCTTGAAATCGCCGTCGAAGACGAAGAAATCGTTAAGCGCTTAAGTGGTCGTCGTGTACACCCTAATTCTGGCCGTGTTTATCATACTGTATATAACCCGCCCAAAGTTGAAGGCAAAGATGACGCTACTGGCGAAGACCTGGTTCAGCGTGATGATGATAAAGAAGATACAGTGCGTAAGCGCCTTGAGGTTTATCATGATCAGACCGCACCACTGGTTGGTTTTTACGAACAAATGGCGGAAAAAGGCCAAGCCAGCACTCGTTATAGCCGAGTTGAGGGCGTAGGTTCAGTTGAAGATATTACTGCCTCGGTTATGGCTGCGCTGAAACAGTAA
- a CDS encoding HDOD domain-containing protein, which translates to MAESLRRYLQKKAVEFRVHPHVLETSLSKLCDEMGIDPEQTAVPVLLRTQKQAFLMAILPLSRSLDLDRLAALLRREFLYLDEAETSAWFLDSEPGAEPPVAEPYDLPCIIDRSLFDQPRIFMRGGSHRALVSFDIANLTKLYQSYPKAVISNPSVFSAATSDALAAEDPRTITAIYNALDKLQRLPPIPAMALRLLEQASSPESTAADLADTIELDPSVAAQVMRYAGSPYFGYRGNLDSVQDAITRVLGFELVSNIALGIASSKAFSVPQQGPLGLRAFWKHALYSAVLAQSLARKINRPGVINPARAYLCGLLHNLGVLLMGHLFPQEFRLLNHELERYPQRSLQDIERSLVIGGDAQQFIRLGHDHMGGYLLEKWNLPEAVSVCAYHHHDDEYEGECSEYASLIRLSNLLLAQKGIGDAGLAGAELDEWGNEFITREDAETVLDKVMELCPELDNLADNMAA; encoded by the coding sequence ATGGCTGAGTCACTGCGACGCTACTTACAGAAGAAAGCAGTGGAGTTTCGCGTGCACCCTCATGTGCTGGAAACCAGTCTGTCCAAACTGTGTGATGAAATGGGTATTGATCCCGAGCAAACTGCTGTTCCGGTTCTGCTGCGCACACAAAAACAGGCGTTTCTGATGGCGATTTTGCCCCTCAGCCGCTCGCTGGATCTGGATCGCTTGGCCGCTCTGCTGCGCAGGGAGTTTTTGTATTTGGATGAGGCGGAGACGTCGGCCTGGTTTCTTGATTCAGAACCAGGGGCTGAGCCTCCGGTGGCGGAACCCTATGATCTACCCTGCATAATTGATCGCAGCCTGTTCGATCAACCTCGAATATTCATGCGCGGAGGCAGTCATAGAGCGTTGGTCAGCTTTGATATCGCGAATCTGACCAAACTGTATCAATCTTATCCCAAAGCTGTAATTTCTAATCCTTCTGTTTTTTCCGCAGCAACCAGTGACGCGCTGGCGGCAGAAGATCCTCGTACCATTACCGCAATTTACAACGCATTGGATAAGCTGCAGCGCCTGCCGCCGATCCCTGCAATGGCTTTGCGTCTTTTGGAGCAGGCCAGTAGCCCAGAGAGTACGGCTGCAGATCTGGCGGACACCATTGAACTGGATCCGAGTGTTGCAGCTCAGGTAATGCGTTATGCAGGGTCGCCTTATTTTGGTTACCGAGGCAACCTGGATTCGGTGCAGGATGCCATCACACGGGTGCTGGGGTTCGAGTTGGTCAGCAATATTGCGTTGGGCATCGCATCAAGCAAGGCGTTTTCTGTTCCGCAACAAGGGCCGCTGGGGCTGCGGGCTTTCTGGAAACATGCGCTTTACAGTGCGGTGCTGGCGCAAAGCCTGGCGCGAAAAATAAACCGACCGGGGGTTATTAACCCGGCCAGAGCGTATCTGTGCGGATTGCTCCATAATTTGGGTGTGCTTTTGATGGGGCATTTGTTTCCTCAGGAGTTTCGCCTCTTAAATCATGAGCTGGAACGCTACCCGCAACGCTCATTGCAGGATATAGAGCGAAGCCTGGTGATTGGTGGCGATGCACAGCAATTTATTCGTCTGGGGCATGACCATATGGGGGGGTACCTGCTGGAAAAATGGAATCTGCCAGAAGCTGTCAGTGTGTGCGCTTATCATCATCACGATGACGAATATGAGGGGGAATGCTCTGAATATGCCTCGCTGATTCGTCTCAGTAATCTGTTGCTGGCCCAGAAAGGCATTGGTGATGCGGGTTTGGCGGGGGCAGAACTGGATGAATGGGGCAACGAATTTATTACAAGGGAAGATGCAGAGACTGTATTGGATAAAGTGATGGAGCTGTGCCCCGAATTAGACAATCTGGCTGATAATATGGCTGCCTGA
- the tsaB gene encoding tRNA (adenosine(37)-N6)-threonylcarbamoyltransferase complex dimerization subunit type 1 TsaB codes for MTAKILAIDTSSEACSVALSTGAGDLFRHTDEPRKHAELVLPMVDALLAEAGVALSDLDAIAFGRGPGAFTGLRIAAGMVQGLAFGAGLPVVSVSSLAVLAHRTWREMGWTQCHAAFDARMGEVYWGSYRISGAGSVELVGRECVCKPEEVASHGAIQAESSWNGAGSGWCYQKLLELGTGPLQHCQPSLLPHGLDLLALAQTGFAAGELIPAEQVVPVYLRNNVAVKSTKHS; via the coding sequence ATGACCGCCAAAATTCTTGCTATTGATACCTCCTCTGAAGCTTGTTCTGTGGCGCTTAGTACCGGGGCCGGGGATCTTTTTCGACATACGGATGAACCACGCAAGCACGCTGAGTTGGTGCTGCCCATGGTTGATGCCTTGCTGGCAGAGGCAGGGGTGGCCCTGTCAGACCTCGATGCCATTGCCTTTGGTCGTGGCCCGGGTGCGTTCACCGGGTTGCGTATCGCCGCTGGTATGGTGCAGGGATTGGCCTTTGGTGCAGGCCTGCCTGTGGTGTCTGTGTCGTCGCTGGCAGTTCTGGCCCATCGAACCTGGCGTGAAATGGGTTGGACCCAGTGCCACGCAGCATTCGATGCGCGCATGGGGGAGGTTTACTGGGGCTCTTATCGTATAAGCGGAGCTGGATCAGTTGAGTTGGTGGGGCGTGAGTGTGTTTGCAAGCCGGAAGAAGTGGCCAGTCATGGGGCAATTCAGGCTGAATCAAGCTGGAATGGTGCTGGTAGTGGTTGGTGTTACCAAAAGCTACTTGAGTTAGGCACAGGGCCGTTGCAACATTGCCAACCCTCTCTGTTACCCCACGGGCTGGATCTTCTCGCTCTGGCACAAACGGGGTTTGCGGCGGGGGAGCTGATTCCTGCAGAACAGGTGGTACCGGTTTATCTGCGCAATAATGTGGCAGTGAAATCCACCAAACATTCATAA
- the mobA gene encoding molybdenum cofactor guanylyltransferase MobA gives MSKSRAITGIILAGGEGRRMGGQDKGWLQLQGLPMIRRAIERLQPQVEQIVISANRNLDAYAKLDARIYSDDTPYQGPLGGIAACLEHIDTDYGLIVPTDAPLIPINLVESLSAHIPAKLILCRDEKRMQPLFGLYHRSLAASIRAFLAGGDRKLMLWCEQQDPEVVTIGDNSAFTNLNTPSELSEFEKKLHI, from the coding sequence ATGTCAAAATCGCGAGCTATTACCGGCATCATATTGGCCGGAGGTGAAGGCCGCAGAATGGGAGGTCAGGATAAGGGCTGGCTACAACTTCAAGGCCTGCCGATGATTCGCAGGGCCATTGAGCGACTGCAGCCCCAGGTGGAGCAAATCGTTATCAGCGCCAACCGCAATTTAGATGCATACGCCAAACTGGATGCTCGTATTTACTCTGATGATACGCCTTATCAGGGCCCGCTAGGGGGAATCGCAGCCTGCCTTGAACACATTGACACGGATTACGGTTTGATCGTGCCCACCGACGCACCGCTGATCCCAATTAACCTGGTGGAAAGTTTGAGCGCGCATATACCTGCCAAATTAATACTGTGTCGGGATGAAAAGCGTATGCAACCGCTGTTTGGGCTTTATCATCGCTCGTTGGCCGCGTCGATTAGAGCATTTCTGGCAGGAGGGGATCGTAAACTAATGCTGTGGTGTGAGCAGCAAGACCCTGAAGTTGTCACGATCGGTGACAATAGTGCTTTCACGAATCTTAATACGCCGTCTGAATTGAGCGAATTTGAGAAAAAACTTCACATATAA
- a CDS encoding DsbE family thiol:disulfide interchange protein translates to MSRSKLLFSIPFIAFVVLGYFFLEALNSDPSLLPSTRIDQRVPAYSLPGLEDPAQLLTERQLKGPLLLNVWATWCPSCQVEHPVLNELAKNGITIVGLNYKDVRQAALKYLEIHGNPFKYNIYDEGGDLGLDLGVYGAPETYLIDADGVIRYRHVGVITPQNWRELLWPKWQEMGGKP, encoded by the coding sequence ATGAGTCGTAGCAAACTGTTGTTTTCGATTCCGTTTATTGCATTTGTGGTGTTGGGATACTTCTTTCTTGAAGCGCTCAATTCTGACCCTTCTTTACTACCTTCTACTCGTATCGACCAACGGGTTCCGGCGTATTCCTTGCCTGGGTTGGAAGATCCGGCCCAGCTACTGACAGAGCGACAGTTGAAGGGGCCGTTGTTGTTGAATGTATGGGCCACTTGGTGTCCTTCCTGCCAGGTGGAGCACCCGGTGTTAAATGAGCTGGCTAAAAACGGTATTACCATTGTCGGTTTGAATTACAAAGATGTCAGGCAGGCGGCCCTGAAGTATCTGGAAATCCATGGCAATCCATTCAAGTACAATATTTATGATGAAGGCGGAGATTTAGGCCTTGATTTAGGGGTTTATGGCGCGCCGGAAACGTATCTGATTGATGCAGACGGGGTGATTCGTTATCGCCATGTGGGTGTGATTACGCCGCAAAACTGGCGCGAATTACTGTGGCCTAAATGGCAGGAAATGGGAGGCAAACCATGA
- a CDS encoding heme lyase CcmF/NrfE family subunit, which produces MIPEIGHFAIVMAMILAVVQAVLPLVGAGLQNERWMAVARPAAYGQFAFLLLAFVMLAYSFLVNDFTVSYVANQSNTLLPVGYKISAVWGGHEGSLLLWALVLAGWTAAVAIWSHHLPVVVSSRVLGVMGLIAIGFNSFLLFTSNPFSRLLPDFPPDGGDLNPLLQDPGLIVHPPMLYMGYVGFSVAFAFAIAGLLGGRLDSAWARWSRPWTIVAWCFLTIGIALGSWWAYYELGWGGWWFWDPVENASFMPWLAGTALMHSLAVTEKRGVFKAWTVLLAILAFSLSLLGTFLVRSGVLTSVHAFAADPTRGFFILVFLLLVVGGSLLLFALRAQSLNSESNYDLFSREVFLLINNIILICATGVVLAGTLSPILFDVLELGKISVGEPFFNTMFAPITLVLMAFSAIGPLVNWKRHNAALLRTTMIQAFVISASAAALGLWLFDEGWNWLVFVTLLLCVWVVFHSLFEMWKKIRTAKAGVVAGFKRLSLSYRGMVIAHIGMAITVAGVAMTANYDVERDVRMSAGDEVNIGPYHFVFEGVKDVEGPNYFATRGIVSVTQDGEHIAILTPEKRRYHVRKDMMTEAAIDAGFTRDLYVALGEPLADGSWAVRIYFKPFMRWVWGGGMIMALGGFVAMSDRRYRVKVKQRVANAASGLMGGNAA; this is translated from the coding sequence GTGATTCCAGAAATCGGGCATTTTGCTATTGTGATGGCCATGATCTTGGCCGTGGTGCAAGCGGTGTTACCTCTGGTTGGAGCCGGGCTCCAAAATGAGCGCTGGATGGCGGTGGCCAGGCCAGCGGCGTATGGGCAGTTTGCTTTCCTGTTGTTGGCATTTGTGATGCTGGCGTATAGCTTTTTGGTTAACGACTTTACGGTTTCCTACGTGGCTAACCAGTCCAACACCTTACTGCCGGTGGGATACAAGATCTCAGCGGTTTGGGGTGGGCACGAAGGCTCGTTGCTGTTGTGGGCTTTGGTGCTTGCCGGTTGGACGGCTGCGGTAGCCATTTGGAGCCATCACCTGCCTGTTGTCGTGTCATCCCGAGTGCTGGGGGTGATGGGGTTGATTGCTATCGGTTTCAATTCATTCCTGCTGTTTACCTCTAATCCGTTTTCTCGCCTGCTACCTGATTTTCCTCCCGATGGTGGTGATTTGAATCCGCTGTTGCAAGATCCCGGACTGATTGTGCATCCGCCCATGCTGTATATGGGGTATGTGGGCTTTTCAGTTGCTTTTGCGTTCGCCATCGCCGGGTTGTTGGGGGGAAGGCTGGACAGTGCCTGGGCTCGTTGGTCGCGCCCTTGGACAATAGTCGCCTGGTGTTTTCTGACTATTGGTATCGCTCTGGGCAGCTGGTGGGCGTATTACGAATTGGGCTGGGGCGGTTGGTGGTTCTGGGACCCAGTAGAGAATGCCTCTTTTATGCCTTGGTTAGCCGGAACTGCGTTGATGCACTCCCTGGCAGTGACTGAGAAGCGTGGTGTATTTAAAGCCTGGACCGTGCTACTGGCTATTTTGGCGTTTTCCCTCAGTTTGTTGGGTACGTTCCTGGTGCGCTCCGGTGTGTTGACGTCGGTGCATGCGTTTGCCGCGGATCCAACCCGTGGGTTCTTTATTCTGGTGTTCCTGTTGCTGGTGGTGGGGGGATCCTTGTTGCTGTTTGCGCTGCGAGCCCAGTCCTTAAACAGTGAAAGCAATTACGATTTGTTCTCTCGTGAAGTGTTCTTGTTGATCAATAACATTATTCTGATTTGCGCTACCGGTGTGGTGTTGGCAGGAACCCTAAGCCCCATCCTGTTTGATGTGCTGGAATTGGGCAAAATCTCTGTGGGCGAGCCGTTCTTTAATACGATGTTTGCGCCTATTACTCTGGTGTTGATGGCCTTTTCAGCCATTGGGCCCCTGGTGAACTGGAAACGTCATAATGCTGCTTTGCTGCGTACCACTATGATTCAGGCGTTTGTTATTTCTGCTTCGGCCGCAGCGCTTGGCCTGTGGTTGTTTGATGAAGGCTGGAACTGGCTGGTGTTTGTTACGTTATTGTTATGCGTGTGGGTGGTTTTCCATTCCTTGTTCGAAATGTGGAAAAAGATTCGCACAGCCAAGGCTGGTGTTGTTGCGGGCTTCAAGCGCTTGTCGCTGAGCTATCGGGGTATGGTTATTGCGCATATCGGCATGGCCATAACCGTGGCGGGTGTAGCCATGACGGCCAACTATGATGTTGAGCGGGATGTGCGCATGAGTGCGGGTGATGAGGTGAACATTGGCCCGTATCACTTTGTGTTTGAAGGGGTCAAAGATGTTGAAGGCCCTAATTACTTCGCTACTCGAGGCATTGTTTCTGTGACCCAGGATGGTGAGCACATCGCTATTCTGACCCCGGAAAAGCGTCGCTATCATGTACGTAAAGATATGATGACAGAAGCGGCCATAGATGCAGGCTTTACCCGTGACCTATACGTGGCCTTGGGTGAGCCGTTGGCCGATGGCAGCTGGGCGGTGCGGATATATTTTAAACCCTTTATGCGCTGGGTGTGGGGTGGTGGCATGATTATGGCGCTGGGTGGTTTTGTTGCTATGAGCGATCGTCGCTACCGAGTCAAGGTTAAGCAGAGGGTGGCCAATGCAGCGTCCGGTTTGATGGGGGGCAATGCGGCATGA